The Panthera leo isolate Ple1 chromosome D1, P.leo_Ple1_pat1.1, whole genome shotgun sequence region CCTGGGCAGGTCCACAGGATGCTGATCCGGGGAGCAAGAACACAGCATGGGGGCGTGGAAGCCACTGGACTTGTTTGTGCAGGGTCACCGAGGCTGGCGAGGCCAGCCTCGCTGGGGGCCGGCGGGAGAGCCTGCCAGGTGTGAGTGAAAAAGGGAGGTCTGTGTTCCTCTCCTCCATCTCCCAGGTACTCGTTGACCCCTGAGGGTCTGGAGCTGGCCCAGAAGCTGGCTGAGTCAGAGGGCCTGAGCTCACTGAATGTGGGCCTCGGACCAGAGGAGCCCCCTGGGGCGGAGCCAGAAGAGCCAGGAGCAGCCTCCGCTGAGCTGTGaggaggagcggggagggggacGACAGGGGAGAAAAAGGGGTCCCAGAAATGAGGCCAACCCTGTCTCCGTCAGCTAGAGCTGAGCTGCCCACCCACTGTGGGTTGTCGGGGGGAACCTGCCTGGCGCTGGTGTTCTGGCCTCAGACACACCaacgccccctccccgcctcgtAGTGGCGCCAGCGAAGGGAGTGCCCAGCAGCTGTCACTGGAGCTCAGGCCTGGAGAGTACAGGGTGCTGTTGTGTGTGGACATCGGTGAAGCCAAggggtgagtggggtgggggaagcgAGGGGGAGGATGCTGGGAGGCGGCACGATCAGGCGTCCTGATCTAGGCCTCTGGTCTCGCAACCCCAGGGCCGGGCACAGGCAAGAGCTGCTCCTCGAGCTACAGCGGCTGCGTGTCACCCACACGGTGCGCAAGCTGCACGTTGGGGACTTCGTGTGGGTGGCGCAGGAGACCGAGCCCGGAGACCCAGGTAAGGGGCGTGGACGGAAGGGCAGGTAGCAGAGGCCGGGCCCGGTTGGGGGGTGGGACACGCAAGCCAATAGAACCCTTCTTGGCTTCCTGGCAGCGAGACCTGGGGAGCTCGTCCTGGACCACATCGTGGAGCGCAAGCGGCTGGACGACCTGAACAGCAGCATCATGGATGGCCGCTTCCACGAGCAGAAGGTTCCCGTACTGGCCTCACTGTGCTCCCAGTTCCCTGTCTGCTCTAGGGCTCCTCCTCAGCCCAGAGGAGCCCGGGGCACTTCCGGGTGGCCTCAAAGCAGAGTTCCCATTAGAGGTGCACCCAAGCAGCCCCCAGATCCGACCCGTGGAGCCCCTGCAGGCACGCGGGAGGGGCTCAGGGTGACTGGACCGGACTGAGGAGCGTATTCGAGTACCCTCGGGCGGCCGGCCCCTGCAGTCCGGGATAAATAGGACCCAAAGCTCCAGGAGCGGGACGGAAGCAGCTCAGTCTCGGTGCCGGCTGCTGGGCTAACTGCGTAGTCAGGCCACGTGTAGGCCAACAGAGGTTTGAAGAACGGGCACCATTCAGAGACGGTGGAAGGGGTGTCCGTGCAACGAGAACGGTGCGAGTAAAGGTGGAGGCCGCTCTAAGACAGGCAGAGACGCTAGGGAGGATGAGGAGGTGGGTTGGTGGGCCCAGGGTCCCGTGACGATTTTGAGCGTGACAGGTAGACAGCTGGCAGGTGGGCATCCGGGCCTGACCCTGCCCGTCTGTCTGCCTCCTCAGTTCCGGCTGAAGCGCTGTGGCCTGGGGCACCGGATATACCTGGTGGAGGAGCACTGCTCGGCGAACAACCTCAGCCTTCCGGAGAGCACGCTGCTGCAGGCTGTCACCAACACTCAGGTGAGCcgagggggcagggccaggctggcaGGGACCCCGTGGTCCACGGCTCCCGCCAGgatcccctcctcctcttgggtgggctcctcctcttccccaggtCATCGACGGCTTCTTTGTGAAGCGGACGGCGGACGTTAAGGAGTCGGCTGCCTACCTGGCCCTCATGACGCGGGGCTTGCAGAGACTCTACCAGGTGAGCGGGTGTATTTGTCCTCGAGCCCTGGGCTTCCCCCAAGGAAGGTGAGGGAGCAAACCGTCTGTTTCTCAGGCTGGCTCACGGAGGCCTAGGATCGGGCAAGGACTGGCTGGGGGCTGTCCCCTAGAGCTCTGTCCTGGCCTCAGTTCCCTCTTCCCTCAGGGCCATACCCTACGCAGTCGCTCCTGGGGAACCTCCGGGGACCCTGAATCAAGGCCTGGGCCCTCTCCAGATCCTCTCTGCTCACTCCTCACCTTCAGTGACTTCAACGCGGGAGCCATCAAGAACAAGGTACTGCCTCTACCCAGCGCCGCCTTAGGTGGCCCGGCCCCGGACCACTCCTGATACAGTCCTCCCCCGTCCCAGGCCCAGTCAGTGCGCGAGGTGTTCGCCCGACAGCTGATGCAGGTGCGCGGTGTGAGTGGGGAGAAGGCAGCGGCCATAGTGGACCGGTACAGCACCCCTGCCAGGTAGGCCTGCAACAGAGCCTCTTAGGggtcctctgcctctgccctacCTACGTGGAATCCAGCTCAACCAGTGCTTTGCAGGGGGGTCTGGCTCTTCGAGGGCTGGACAGACCCGACTGAGTTCACGGAGAGGAGTTAGTGGACGTCAGATGGTAAGGAAAACAGAGCCAGCTAGGACCAGACAGTATCTCAGCCActaagagggagggaggagggagggaagggagggagacattCTGCCTGGTGCAGCAGAGAAGGCTTCTGGAGGAGGGGTTGGGCCATGAAGACTGGGCCAAGAATGGCCATACTTGGAGAACATTTGCAGCAGCACGAAGGGAGTGTGAGCTGGATAGAacagggccttgaatgccaggctcAGGAAGTGTAGCAGTGGTCCTGACCCCTCTACCCCGTGCTGACCTCTTCTGCCTGTCCCCCGTGATGCTGACCTCACCACTCAAAGTGGGCCAGCTGTCCGCTGTTGTCAAGCTTTAGAAACTCaaacaccaccccccacccagcctaCTGGCCGCCTATGACGCctgtgcccacccacccccctccccccccagcctaCTGGCCGCCTATGATGCCTGTGCCACCCCCAAGGAACAGGAGTTGCTGCTGAGCACCATCAAGTGCGGCCAACTGCAGAGGTGACGGCAAGGAAAAGGACCCAGAGGGAGTGGCTGGGGCTGGGTTGCTCGGGCCCGGGGCCTGAGCCtcacctgcctctctctttgtgcAGGAATCTGGGACCCGCTCTGAGCAGGACCTTGTCCCAGCTCTACTGCAGCCACGGCCCCCTGACCTGAGCCATGCCACGAGGCCGACTCCAGCCCCCACCTTCACAGGCTAGCCAGCCTTTTAATCGGAATCTTTTGGGCTACGATAAAAGTATAACTATTTGCAGCCTTGTGTATTATGAGGGTGGTGCCAGGCCCCAGGGGCCTTGTGAAATATCCAGGCAGGAACTAGGGAGACCAGCAGGTCTGGTGATTTTTAAACTGAGCTCCTTAGGACCCTAGGGCTCCCTGGTGGAGCACTGAGACCACCCGGGAGATGGAGTAAGCAAGGCACTGCAGCTTGGAATCTAGTCCTAGGTCATCAGACTTCCCTGATCAAATAAAATTTCCTTCGATGAGAGGTTCTGgagtttggaaaagaaaagtttgaaaagcactcaTAGTCTGATTGCCTCAttttatggattggaagacagAGGCCCGGGAAGCCACGAGGGTCGAGCCAAGTTGACAGTTTGAGGCCAAGCTGGGATTGAAACCCAAGGCTTCCATCGTCTACAGTGGGGTTTCCCAGGCCCCCTGCAGACCAGTCAAACCCCACTTTCTGGGCTGGGTCCTGGAGTCTGCAGCCTCATTACCTCCTACCTTCTCAGAGCGATTCTGATGTGCGTGGTACCTAGACCAATCCTGGCTTGGGGCTGCAGTTCCCGGTTCTTATCCATGGGGCCCTCTCAGCCTGAACAGAGACACCCCCCCCTGTGGGTGGTGGACCCTCCTCCCACAGCCTGGTCCCTTCCCCGGTCTGGGGTTCACTACAATGTGACCCACCCCCCTCAGCCACCAGgactccttctttctccctttattgcctttctctttctactCTTCACAACAGCATCTTCCCTTTTAGCCGAACACAGTCATCCCTGAGCCCCCGGCTCTTCGGCTACAGGAAACCTCTCCCTCCCTGAGGGCTCCCCACCCACACCTCAGAAAGTGTAGGCCCCCACGAAGACGGTGAGTCTCAGTACAGAGCTGGCCCGGTAGCTCATGAGGGAGTTCATGGTGACCATCTCGAGGTCCAGCACGTACTCCCGGGGGCCTGTCACAGGCCGGGCGAGGACCAGCATGGCGCTGACATTGTTGATTTGCTGCAGGGCACAGTGGGTGGGGGGACATGCAGATTGTGTCAACCTACGTGCCAAGACCCTGCCCTGGCatcccctccctgtcccttttCCTGCACCCACAACCAGTTTGCTTTGAAGTAGAAAGCCCTAGCCAGGCTGGGACTCCAggccctcatctggctctgtgacACCCTTGACATCTCCTCTCTCGTGCCCCCAGGCTCCTGCCCTCAGAGATCTCCcactggtggggcgcctgggtggctcggtggtttaagcgtctgactcttggttttggctcaagttgtgaactcacggttcgtgggttcgagccctgcattgggcttcacgAAGAcagcgcggggcctgcttgggattctctctctttccctctctctctctctctgcctttcccctgctcatgccatctccctcaaaataaataaaaaagagagagagagagcgatccACCACTGGTATTCTTCCCACCTTTCCCATCTAGTTCTTTTGTCTAACCGGGGTCAACTGATGATTCAAGGTGAGGGTGGGAGACTCTTGGGAGTGGTGGGGCCTTTGGTGACCTGGAGGAGGCCGACTTCCCTTCAGAGCATTCagtttgggaaagagaaaacaactgATATCCGATAAACCCTTGGACCCCTCTTGTTGTCAGTCACACCAGGACCCCTCCCTCCTATGGTTCCACAGGCAGAGAGCTGGACTCTTGTACCGCAGGCCCCCGCACCAAcccccactgcctctctctccaaGGCCCAGCTTCATCGGTTTGCCTTCCTCAGACTCCGCTGCATCTGTCACCTGGGCTGGCCTCTCATGCCAGTGCCTTGTTCTAAAGGTGAAGAAATTTGAGGCCAGATATGGAAGCCGGTGCAGGGACTCAAACCCCAGCGTCCGAAGGCCCCGTTAGAACTGTATTTAACAACCTGCAGTTTGTGCCAAGGGAGTTTAGAATACCCCTACCTTTCTACAGAAATTGCACCTCCCAGGGGGCGGGGCTTTGAAAGAAGAGGCGGGACATGGTGATAAAGCCGAGTCTCCCACTTAGGGTTTCCTGGAATTCAATTTTGGATTATGCATATCAGTTGAAGGGTGGAGTTAGGGGAAAGCCTTACCCTAATGTAGAAGTCCCCCTGCGAGTTTCCCGCACGGATCTGAAAGGCATTGTAGGCGCCAGGGTAGACAGAGGTCGCTTGGATCTGGAACACATCGGCGGGCACGCTCCGCTCCGAGGTGATGCTCATGTAGCGGTGTACGATGGACGAGGGCTGCTCCCGGCACAGGGGGTTGGAGGCCGGACAGAGGCAGCGACTAGAGACCCGGAGACGAGGACATGAATGAGGTCCTAGCCCATACCCCAGGTTTGGCCCCACCCCTAGAAATAGGgatccccaggggcgcctgggtggctcagccggttaagtgtccgacttcagctcaggtcacgatctcacggtttgtgagttcgagccccgcatcgggctctgtgccgacagctcggagcctggagcctgcttccgattctgtgtctccctctctctctgcccctccccgctcatgctctcgcgcgctctgtctcaaaagtaaatattaaaaaaaataataatagg contains the following coding sequences:
- the MUS81 gene encoding crossover junction endonuclease MUS81, which translates into the protein MAAPVRMGRKRPLPVCPNPLFIRWLTEWRDEAASSGRRTQFVFQKALRSLRRYPLPLRSGKEAKILQHFGDRLCRMLDQRLQQHRASGGDQAPSSPSGEKSPAPEGPLATAQDSSVPVSAQPKAGGRGSYRPTRHSGARAVLLLLYREHLNPSGHGFLTKEELLRRCAQKTPRAAPGSARPWPALRSLLHRNLVLRTHQPARYSLTPEGLELAQKLAESEGLSSLNVGLGPEEPPGAEPEEPGAASAELGASEGSAQQLSLELRPGEYRVLLCVDIGEAKGAGHRQELLLELQRLRVTHTVRKLHVGDFVWVAQETEPGDPARPGELVLDHIVERKRLDDLNSSIMDGRFHEQKFRLKRCGLGHRIYLVEEHCSANNLSLPESTLLQAVTNTQVIDGFFVKRTADVKESAAYLALMTRGLQRLYQGHTLRSRSWGTSGDPESRPGPSPDPLCSLLTFSDFNAGAIKNKAQSVREVFARQLMQVRGVSGEKAAAIVDRYSTPASLLAAYDACATPKEQELLLSTIKCGQLQRNLGPALSRTLSQLYCSHGPLT